In Lytechinus variegatus isolate NC3 chromosome 6, Lvar_3.0, whole genome shotgun sequence, the DNA window TAAGGATTACAAAATATAGTAAATTGacatgagaaaaaataataacttgGAAATCGAATCTAAACTTTTTCTTCAATGACCTTAATATTCAAAGTAATACAAGTTTGAATTATGCCCCTATAGTATCGTCCATGACAAATATGATCAATTACTGCTCACGCTTGGTTTGATGAAAGTGTCATTCAACTGGTTCACACCTTGAATGACATTTCGAATGTCATTCAAACTGTGAATGGTGCAGTTTTTAATCGTGTGTGTTTCTTCACGTGATTCCTGAATCATCATTGTTCtccgtgatttgaatcatggcTCAAGTTCGGGTCAAATGTTATATCTCAAATATTTGCCCATTGAAATTGTGAcccatatttctttattttcaggaTTTGGTTCAATGAAAGAGAATGTTGATTTCGTAAGTTATGACGGGGTGTTAAGACCGGCTGTACACTGCAAAACACCGGCGTTGATCTATCACCAGGCCGTGTATACGGTCCAAATCAGAATGGTGTTGAATCAACGGGAATCGAAGGTGGTGCCAGGCCGGTGGGCTGGGGGAGGAGGGCGCGAAATTGGTGTTAGCCTAACGCCAAAACCGGTGTTATTTACCGATGTTGATTCAACACCTCTCTTATGTGGACCGACGGATTTAGTGTTAaaatcaacaccggtgtttttgcagtgaaaAAAGGAGATGCGGGTTGGGGAACTTCGCCTcaagaaaattgtttttttagtGGATAAGcaaataggaaaaaaaaggaaaataatcagAAGAATGTGAAGAAAACATGCTCTGGCTGAGACAGCTCTCCAtctgttttgtacacaaatgttCAGatatttcccctttattttacatattgcatatttatcTCTTCCtaatgtggtgtgaattatattttaccATGACATAATGTTATATTTTGAAAGAGGCAAGTTGTGATTTGAAATATGACGGgggaattgaatttaatttatttccgttaaaaaccaacaacaatatatataaaatgaaaatgtgaattCATATATGAAAACGGGAGGATGGCCCTACTCAGCAGCATCATGGTGCTGCTGGTCTACCGAGGGGTCCTCATATAGCATACAAGAAAATTacacaaatacaaattatacGTAATAAAGACTGTTTGTGTATTATACATAATACTGAATCTTTGTGTCAACAACAATAGAGGGTTGCCTCCAAAATCTGCTATtctgaagcatgtttgccaatttgaggaccCCATGTAGGAAGTACATCAAGAGTTTTTAAACGTCCACATTTTGCGTATTTCtgtattgattttgatgaaacttgttttaaattgccCCTACCATTTTACTTTTTccaataacattttttctttaacttAGGTCTTTGGTTTCCTATAAGTATGTCAaccaattgtaaaaaaaagtgtgcgggagggaggggggggggtattaacgGGGAAATTAATGTATTAAAGGAtgcttgaaagtaaaatatattatagactgtgggatggtcgctaaaattgtgactttccgtggggcggcaaatgcaaccacggtccttggacatgataatatgtaaaataatatgagtgaatacatgcaacatgttgccatcgctaaattctgctcctgacctcaaaattaaaataataatatgcgaaatcgtaccattgattcgactggaaattccgccattcaccccatGTGTTAAGGACTCCCgcgaacgcgcgcaagcgtgtacaatgcatgacacctcgttcgcgtttattttttattcgttgtagaatatacgatggcggataagatgtcgtcgtcttcgtcgtgttttgacagcgaaaatgacgatttaccaATAGCAAAtgtatgctacatgcacgtcttacccaaggaaagatggccagtaaatttcttcaagtaaagagctagaacaaatttaagcctttgctggaTTCGTtggtgtagactacctgggacttcagaataaaaatagctattcgtgcagcagagctgtttgcgattgacttgcatgcagcccgaccagcatttcagcaagatccgaatggatcaaaataaatatagatgtacCGCGTtactttcaaaagagggggtaCACCTcgagttgtttttttttaaataaatcactttttcatgacaatctaactgttcttctttctttctttttccaatttttcactttttatgttttttcttaGTTCCCTAGCttctccctttcctcttttttccctttctttctccccttcttttccctttctttaatttcccggtgaactccgccagggggcagcttgcccccGGCCCCTGTTAAGCCACTGCTCCCTgggccgggctgcatgcaagtcaatcgcaaacttctctgctgcacgaataactagttttattctgaagtcccaggtagtctacaccaACGAATgtagcaaaggcttaaatttgttctagctctttacttgaagaaatttactggccctttttccttgggtaagacgtgcatgtagcatacaTTTGCTATtggtaaatcgtcattttcgctgtcaaaacacgacgaagacgacgacatcttatccgccatcgtatattctacaacgaataaaaaataaacgcgaacgaggttacatgcattgtacacGTTTGCGCGCGTTCGCGGGAGTCCTTAACACatggggtgaatggcggaatttccagtcgaatcaatggtacgatttcgcatattattattttaattttgaggtcaggagcagaatttagcgatggcaacatgttgcatgtattcactcataatattttacatattatcatgtccaaggaccgtggttgcatttgccgccccattgaaatgaaaaactagagacattttccttgtccatcccacagtctattaTACTTACGTATTTGTATAGGATGTATTAATGTTTAGGTATATtatgtatgtgtatgtatattGTATGCATTTATGTATCTCATTGCATCCAAGATTggtatttttcttctcttttttttctttgtatttttttttaaatacctcGTTGTCACtatgttatgtttatgttgtattattttttttctgtttctttatttttgatgatgatccttATATGTCaagattttatatcaataaacttttgaatttgaatttgtattaTAGTGTTTCGCGGAACAAGTGGGATGGGAGAGAGTGCTACCCTTCCTACAATGAACAAGTAACACTATAATATCAGATTCACTAAGATATCAATGAAGAGGAGAATGATAGCACGTATGTAAAACTTGTAGTGAAAAGTCCCCTAAGTTATACGCAACTGGTCGTATTCtttattgtgctgcactcgacccaggtgaggtgaatgggtacccggcaggattaattccttgaatgcatgagcgctgagaggcagctcgagctaaagccggggtaataataataacaacgcgcctcggaatagaatatttctagatagatggcgctatataaatgcatattattattattattatttatcaattttgatttctGATGTTGGTTCTAAACCTTCTCAGGGCCTTGATGTAAACAGTGTTTTTATACTGATCCTGTGTGTTCTCCTGAGtaaatgtattttaataaataagttcaataaaataaaaaaaaatcgcattaaaaaatatatattctattctCTGTTCACCAGCTCCTCTAGTGGCAGTTCTATATCAACAACGCCCTCTACGTCGCGTCATGCTGATATGTGGTTCTTGTCTGATTCCGTTCAGtattatgatgacgtcatttgtaTCTAAACTAGGCCCTCTTCGAATATTGATGTCAATATGCGGTAGGTATCATTGTATGCATTAATCGATCTATAATTTATAAAAATCGATGTAATATAACGAGTTCGCCCTAAATCTATACCAACGGATCACATGattaatattcaaattgaatAACTAATAAGCAATCTCGTTAATCAATTCGGTGGATTCACACAATATGGTGTGCAATCTATCGGTTGCAGCGAACAGGCCAATTGTCTAGCTTCGTGGTCGACATCACGCGCAGGCGCAGGCAGCGCACAGTGGTAGTGTACTGATATTTGACTGTGATGCTTCAAAATGGAAACCACGTGACAGAAATTCTCCAAAACGGTATAAATTTCGCACAGAAATATACAGGCAAAGTTCTCCCCCACCCCCTGGACCCTAGTAAACAGCTAATCCTGTCGAGGCTAGCGCTGAATAAGtccatgcatgcatgcactatAGTACTAGCGCGTGCAACAGTACTGGGGCCCGATTCATAAAGAGTTCCAACTTTGCAATTAtgttaactaccatggcaacggggctcagcccccccccccccccccgacgagcttgaatacctatttcatttattttatttattcattaatatttcaacaGGATACCCAATCAACATAAACCTGCATATTAAAAAACAATCGCAATATGTCTTGTCATACACAGTTAAATTAACATGAgaaatatacatacattatGATACAACATAGTAGTTAAAGTCAGATATAAACGAAACTATAAATATCTATAAACTACGCGCATCTTTAGAAAGAAGTGAATATACATACATAGAAcataataattgaaattgatatcgGTGATGTTAActactggaaaaaaaaacctgcaaCTGGATTTAAAGGTCATCTTTTAAATCTATCTTGAAAATTGAGAGGGAATTTTTGAGATGAGACGGCTTGATAATGAAATGAGTGTTTGAATGATTTAATATGACATTGTGGGAAGTGTAACTTATTTTGTGAGGAACTTCTTGTACAGTGTGAATGAATTTCTTTCCTAATTAAAGTAAATAGTTTGGACAGACAAGTGGGAGTAATTTCATACATTTGAACATTAAACTAAATCTAAGAATGCGAACTATATCTTCAAATCTGTTCCAGTCTAAGAGGGCAAATAAATTTTCCGAAGGGTTAAGAAATGGGCATTTAAAATTATCCTTGCAGCTCTTTTCTGTAACTCTTTCaatctttattattttatttattcccccccccccccccccgacgagcttaaacttttctttttctattttattttttttacttttaatttttttcctggTACGAAATGCTTAATTCATGATTGAAGatcctttttttgcttgtcaaatatttcggcggacggttttgccccccccccccccccccgtggaaaaggTACGCTACTGTACccccctttaattgttgacccgGGATCCGCCATTGCCCGATTCCTCTATGTCGatataaccatggacctatcttgtaataggtccatggtataacTTATTCAAAATGAGGGGACTACTCGTTATACATTTAATGCAGCTGTTATTAACTTTTGTCATGagagggatggtccgggctgaaaatatttatttctgaataaatagagtaaaattcacagcgCACAATAACAGATAACAACAaagttattcaaattcaaagtttatcaatattttgtgaaaacagttatatgcacatggGCATGATTATTCACTAGGtgggccgatgatgtcacattcccactttcctttttcttatgttattacacgaaatcataaatgtttcattttgcaTACATGTGCAAGTGATGTGTCtttattatgatataataagttgcagcaataaataactgatgcacttaatcagttgtcaatctaattgctttagttcttggtaattagaacaaatcataaataaatctattttcataaaatacaaaacaacaagTGGGTTTATGACACCATGcgcctacctaatgaatattcataaaagcaTGCCTAGAACtctttcaccggaataatgcaaatatttaaaattcaataaattcgtTATTTGTGACCGAAtttcgatcaaattttcagcattttgttttgtCAATTTTACTCTTTTATTGAGATATTAATATCTCCAGCCTAGACCAACCCTTTAAGCCTGATAATGAATTGACCAAGAGAGTCTATTCCGTACTTCTTGCTTTGTAGGTCTAGGAAACTGCATCCTCTTGACAACTGCCTCAATCACACTCAGTAATCTCGCCAGCCAACACTTTAATCTCATCTACAGCATCTCGACTTGTGGAATAGGGATGGGGATCGTGAGCCTGTCGGCCTTGACTGTATACCTCGGGGAGTGTTACGGCTGGAGGGGCGGTACTCTGGTCCTTGGTGCACTTGTGGGTAACATCATACCCTGTGCTGCTGCCGTGAGATTCTCGGCAACTTCCGGTTGGAGGAGAGTGGACAATTGCAGACCCGGACAAGGAGATGTCGTGGGGGAAGGTGAAAGTATTCCTGGTACTTCTTGTATTCGCGGTGTAGTAATGGGTGAGGAAGAAGAGTCCGATTCAGACAGCAGTGTGAGTGACACCTCGCGGAGAGAATCGCATCCTTTAATTGATGGGGCGCCCTCATGTGGTGTAGAGGGTGGTAGAAAATCTACGACACTGAAAGGAACCACTGAGCAACTGGACAGGGATTGTGAGTTACCAAACGGTATCCTTCGCAGGATAGTGTCAGGTATTCAGGAGTCTGATTTTTACACCGATCCAGCGTTCAATTTCTTCTTTATAGCAATGTTTCTTGTGTCCCTTGGGTACTGCGGCTGGCATTCCTTAATCGTTCCCAACGCTTTAGAAAGGGGATTCAACGTACAAGAAAACCTTATTCTTCTATCGCTCTCTGCAGCGGTCGGTGGCATCAGCGGAAGGGTTGTCGTCGGTCTCCTTTGCGACAATCGATTCAGTCCTGTCACCGTTTACCTCGTATGCACTGTTCTTGATATAGCCTCCCTACTGTGTGACGTCTTTTTATCTACTCTCTATTTGATTATTGTGACGACATGCATTCGAGCAGGAACAATTGGAGGAAGGGCAATATTGGGAACTCTAGCAGCTCGCGAGAGGGCGTCTCTCGGCAAGAAGGATGTTGTTTTCGCCACTGGACCGTTTTGCATGGGTATAGGAACGTTGCTTGGAGACCTCTATTCAGGTAAAGTCGACCCACTTTTTACAGTTTTTGTAAGACTTCTAGCACCATATATTTTTCGACTTGGAGCACTTTCGTTCGCCACGCTCGATTTGGAGGCTTACTATTAGACAAGTTACCGATCTTTGACCCGAATTCACATAGGTGCTTGGTTTTGAAAACAATCTCCTGAACCAAAGACGTAGGGTTGAACCTGGTCTGCTTTTGCAAACCCTTTACTCGatttaagggtctgaatgtgcagcctacttatgccttgtgtactgaaggccctctcgatTAGGTTTGTATGTGCTACATGTAGTACCGATAGTTTTGCAGATTTCATATATAAATTACGCTCAATTTACAGCGTATCTAAGAGATAAAAGGAACAATAGTGATAAATAATCGGAAAAATATTTCCACTATGCTTCCGCAAAGcctgatatttggtttattataCGCCGTAATAAATAAGCGTACATTTATGAAGTGAACCTGCATAAACAAAGAGTCCAACCGATGGCTTCCAAAAACacttttgtgaattcgggccaatagCGCCATTTGTCAAGAGGGTGAGGCATTTTATCTTTACATGTCGATGTAGCCTTATTAGTTTGATGTCATGAAATATGTTATCCTGTCATGTCGtctaataaaaatgtaatatgtTATTTCGACTTACATTGATGTGATGGCCAAGGTATTAGACAACTATTGTAGCCGTCGGTGAGTCGTGTGGTCTAGTTGTTAGAGCTATTTGGactcttaaaggtattgtttaactttgtgagcagccgatttaagaacttatcaaaccaagatgaaacatgtgtacaagtgcatgtattagaactaataaaccctgtaaacaaccattattgagaataaaaagctaaaactacaaggcaaaccctgattttgtaaataggcgtcttatagacacctaaatagaacacataagtgtatgggatgaaattaagatggtgtttccggtcactttatatttcaatttttgaagcattaaataatcattttcgaacgcaattttttctgggcttcatttttggaacatatcacagacacaggtgacaagtgtgaccttctaactcagattttttaaaagtcaaaccaatgttaaccaatcactttaatcgCGAGGTTGTAAGTTCGAATCCCtgctctgccattgtctccacttagATAAAAGACCCGAGATGGAGAAAAAAGTTATATTCTCTATAAAATGATATGCTTACACCTAAAATGTTTCCTATTGCTTCAGAAAAACTACAGAAAACTGTCCTGACGAATTCCTACCATGCCTACGGAAGTCAGTTACTGCCATAACACAAACtgcttattttcatttgattccatgccaattcgtccaattgacaactcgtctactatcatttggtctaccatcagttcgtccaatatccacatgatctaattgtcatttcgtccactcatcatttcgtctaatgaatagttggtccaatagccatttaatccatataccatttggtctaattagactaagtgtcCATTGGGCAAAGTTAATGAAAATACATCGAGctttagaccaactggttatgagagcgaatggtcatagacgaattGGTGATTAAACGAAGTCATGATTGGATCAAATTGTTATTAGACCGACTGGTTGTTAAcgaatgttgatggacggattggcattagactaaatgaaggtagaccatgtgttgagtggacgagttggcagtagacgaattaaCAATTTACCACACCAACAGTGGACAATCAGAGTAGCAGTTTTGAAGATTAATGATAGTTATTGAAAGAACCGTGTTGTAGTCGTGCATTTCCTCTTTTAACTTtcacaccattttttttaaatctctccTTAGATAAAATACCTCATATAACATCCTCCTATGACGTCACGTGGTGGTTAGTGGCTGGTATCTTCCTGGAGATAGTCATCTTCATTACTGTATTGGTACCCTTGATTGTACAGAAGAGATGACTTCGTTCTCGTCCTCAGAATGGAAAGTTTTCTCACATTGGAGTGAGAAGAAATCCGAAACTGTTACCAAGAAAATGTGTTGTCAAATGAGTATCACTTCGTATGTAGTTCGCTGTGTGAACGCAATTGTAAATACACTGCATACACGGCGTTATTTCCAGTAGGAAATGTTTGCTCCTAAACTATTATTCATAgcagtgttttatcaattttcaataaatattaaattgttGTGTGCTATTAATACTACCGTGTGAGTCAAAAAAGGTAGAAGAAAAATCAATaacttgacacctcacaaagTCTCAATTCAATATGAAAACATATTATGAACACGCAACCATTATAATGTACAGTGcctcacagaaaaaaaaacaaaaacaaaaccgagatttagcgatgatttatcataacttcatcattaacaaaatagacaaatgatttACCAATTTatctcctcttttatctgaTATTACTACCCctttattcacgcatgagtgagcaaaaacaatttgaagaaaggataccaaaaactcatttggcgtatttgaatttcaaaaagaaaatcacatgcctaaaaagttcaatatctgctcttttatttgataccttaatcacagaaaattgtCAGGAAGTAGGAAAGTTATGCTCTCTCGaaataatgcttgtatttccataattccattaaataaacgtgttttcgcCAGTTTCCTACAGAAGCTACCgcacggttaacaaaagacttaatgcatgactgatcgtcaacaaaacggagtgtcgagtgagttttcAACGcgagcctgtaaaacctcttcattttatgaaattattgaaattcaagcctcaTTTCAAATagccagaactttgttatttattgaccattttctgtaattgaggtatcaaaataaagagaagatattgaactttttataatctggttttctttttgaaacccagatataGCCCGATAAGtcactttttggtatcccctcttcgaattgtttttgctcactcatgcgtaaatgggaaataatctaagtaagaaagaggagattctaagctttacaatggtaggtcatttgtctattgtatttgttaagttatgataaatcatcgataaatctcggtttcgtttttagtgggacgcactgtataggcctaTGGCTTGAAATATAGTATCTTCTTCCAAGCAATTTAATACCATATTTACGTGGTGTGACTTCACGCCTGGTATTccttgcagtgatgtaaatttttatttgcgccaaagtaaaggccaccgcacaccttacgacccgaccggtcGTCGACTGACTggcgactgggtgaggggagatgagtcataagcctcgacaccgcacaccttgcgatccgatctgcgac includes these proteins:
- the LOC121417477 gene encoding uncharacterized protein LOC121417477 isoform X1, which gives rise to MCKMAGCCAVLGSQNFSVALLIFLTTFVGIGSRKALLIYFQGINGQTAVSSNDLQLATILFNVFAYLPAPLVAVLYQQRPLRRVMLICGSCLIPFSIMMTSFVSKLGPLRILMSICGLGNCILLTTASITLSNLASQHFNLIYSISTCGIGMGIVSLSALTVYLGECYGWRGGTLVLGALVGNIIPCAAAVRFSATSGWRRVDNCRPGQGDVVGEGESIPGTSCIRGVVMGEEEESDSDSSVSDTSRRESHPLIDGAPSCGVEGGRKSTTLKGTTEQLDRDCELPNGILRRIVSGIQESDFYTDPAFNFFFIAMFLVSLGYCGWHSLIVPNALERGFNVQENLILLSLSAAVGGISGRVVVGLLCDNRFSPVTVYLVCTVLDIASLLCDVFLSTLYLIIVTTCIRAGTIGGRAILGTLAARERASLGKKDVVFATGPFCMGIGTLLGDLYSDKIPHITSSYDVTWWLVAGIFLEIVIFITVLVPLIVQKR
- the LOC121417477 gene encoding uncharacterized protein LOC121417477 isoform X2; its protein translation is MRISTCGIGMGIVSLSALTVYLGECYGWRGGTLVLGALVGNIIPCAAAVRFSATSGWRRVDNCRPGQGDVVGEGESIPGTSCIRGVVMGEEEESDSDSSVSDTSRRESHPLIDGAPSCGVEGGRKSTTLKGTTEQLDRDCELPNGILRRIVSGIQESDFYTDPAFNFFFIAMFLVSLGYCGWHSLIVPNALERGFNVQENLILLSLSAAVGGISGRVVVGLLCDNRFSPVTVYLVCTVLDIASLLCDVFLSTLYLIIVTTCIRAGTIGGRAILGTLAARERASLGKKDVVFATGPFCMGIGTLLGDLYSDKIPHITSSYDVTWWLVAGIFLEIVIFITVLVPLIVQKR